A window of Lagopus muta isolate bLagMut1 chromosome 16, bLagMut1 primary, whole genome shotgun sequence contains these coding sequences:
- the NPBWR2 gene encoding neuropeptides B/W receptor type 2, producing MGNSSLWDSLNGTCSNAANSSYLDGDMMFNFTFQEQSADFYVVLPVIYSVICAVGLTGNTAVIYVILKAPKMKTVTNMFILNLAIADDLFTLVLPINIAEHLLHYWPFGEILCKVILSIDHYNIFSSIYFLTVMSIDRYLVVLATVRSKRMPHRTYRAARIVSLCIWILVTIIVLPFIIFANVYIDDLKIKSCGLNFPKPERFWFKASRIYTLILGFAIPVSTICILYTMMLYKLRNMHLNSNARALDKAKKKVTIMVFIVLAVCLFCWTPFHLATIVALTTDLPQTSMVIGISYFITSLSYANSCLNPFLYAFLDDSFRKSFRKMLECRTS from the coding sequence ATGGGGAACAGCTCTCTGTGGGACAGTTTGAACGGCACCTGCAGCAATGCAGCCAACAGCTCCTACCTGGACGGCGATATGATGTTCAACTTCACCTTCCAAGAGCAATCAGCTGATTTCTACGTTGTCCTCCCTGTGATTTACTCTGTCATCTGTGCTGTTGGGCTCACAGGCAACACTGCTGTCATCTACGTGATCCTCAAGGCTCCCAAGATGAAAACTGTGACAAACATGTTCATCCTGAACCTTGCAATAGCCGATGACTTGTTCACACTTGTCTTGCCCATTAATATCGCTGAACACCTCCTCCACTATTGGCCCTTTGGAGAAATCCTCTGCAAGGTCATCTTGTCCATAGACCACTACAACATCTTCTCCAGCATTTATTTCTTAACAGTGATGAGCATAGACAGGTACCTGGTAGTGCTGGCTACGGTCAGGTCCAAAAGGATGCCACACCGTACGTACCGAGCAGCCAGGATCGTCAGCTTGTGCATCTGGATCCTAGTCACCATCATAGTTCTCCCTTTCATCATCTTTGCCAACGTATACATAGATGACCTGAAGATCAAGAGTTGCGGTCTAAATTTCCCCAAGCCTGAAAGGTTTTGGTTCAAGGCCAGCAGGATCTACACCCTCATCCTCGGCTTTGCCATTCCAGTGTCCACTATCTGCATCCTCTACACCATGATGCTCTACAAGCTGAGGAACATGCACTTGAACTCTAATGCCAGAGCTCTGGACAAAGCCAAAAAGAAAGTCACCATCATGGTCTTCATCGTCCTGGCCGTGTGTCTCTTCTGCTGGACCCCGTTCCACCTGGCCACCATCGTGGCTTTGACCACTGACTTGCCCCAGACCTCCATGGTCATTGGTATCTCCTACTTCATCACCAGCCTAAGCTATGCCAATTCATGCTTGAATCCTTTCTTGTATGCTTTCCTGGATGACAGCTTTCGGAAAAGCTTCCGGAAGATGCTGGAATGCAGAACTTCTTGA